The genomic interval GCAGCCGTTCGCGAACGCGGCGCGGTACTGGCACAACATACGGCTGAAGTAGGCGAGCAATTCGACCGGGGCGCTCGACCCAGCGCAACTCTTCGAGCAGCCGCGAGACGATCCGGTCTCTGCTGGAACGACCTGCGTACGGAACGATCAAGGGCACCATGTCCGAGCTGATGAGTCGAAACTGACGGGCAATAGTCTCAAAAGGGAAATCCAGGCTTGCTCGTCGCTCGTTCAACTGGGCAAGAATTCTATGCGCGTCCAACTCCGGCCCTTTGAGCCAGTACACCTCGCGGAAGTAGTCGGTGACGGCCGCCAGCGACTGGGGATCTTCGTGGCGCCGCAGCGCCGAACGAGCGGCGGAAGCGAACTGAGCGAGTTCCGGGCTGGGCGCGCGGCCCGGGCCGGGTGCCGGTTCGAACACGTAGACGTCGCCCATCGCGGACCGGCCCTCGCGGTTGCAGCGTCCGGCTGCCTGGATAATGGATTCCAGTCCCGCCTCGGCGCGAAACACGGTCTCGAAATCCACGTCCACACCGGCCTCGATCAACGAAGTCGCGACCAACCGAACGGGTCGACCCCCATCGAGGCGCTCGCGTATGTCGCTCAACACGTCGCTTCGGTGCCTCGCGCACATCGCGGTGGTGAGGTGAAACGATCCCGGGGTTGGACGATGAGCCTCGAACAACTCCCGGGCGTGGCGGCGCGTATTTACGATGCACAGCGAATGGCGGGAGCCAAGCAGCCGTTCCGTGAGCTGCGCGTCGTCCAGCGTACCCGCATGGCGGATCCGCGTTCGCCTGAGTTGCCGGTAGAGACGCTTGGGATCGGGCGCAATCTCCCGAACGTCAACCAGCCCGCCATTGAAACCGTGGCGCGCCTGAAATGCCGGTTGCGTGGCCGTGCAAAGAACGATGCTCGAACGCCAGTTTCTCGAAAGCTCGTCCATCGCGCTCACGCACGGCACGAGCAAGCTCAGCGGCAGCGTCTGCGCCTCGTCGAGAATGACGACACTGTTGGCGATGTTGTGGAGCTTCCGACACCTCGACGGACGGTTGGCGAACAAGGATTCGAAGAATTGCACGGCCGTCGTTACGACAATCGGCGCGTCCCAGTTCTCCATGGCCAGGCGCAGTTTGTCCCGTGCCTCGCGCTCGCCGATGCGATCTTCGTCGAACGCGCTATGGTGCTCAAGCACAAAGTTCGCAGGATCGAGCGGTCCTTCGCGCAGAGCGTGACGGAAGACGGCGGCGGTCTGC from Gammaproteobacteria bacterium carries:
- the cas3 gene encoding CRISPR-associated helicase Cas3', with protein sequence MTRTTYFAHSHELLEPESWHHLSRHLQNTGERAAAFLDAIGAGDLGRTAGLLHDLGKYSEEFQQRLAGKAARVDHSTAGAQAALKRYPGPLGKIVAYCVAGHHAGLANGVNGEKIGALADRLAASPPPLDPIWKTEVALPELQPPTIKPRDASYAGFSASFLIRMVFSALVDADYLDTEAWFSEVDGRSSPRGNWPGLERLLQRLDSCLTELSARAAPSDVNRLRQQVLTRARTVAAQRPGLFTLTVPTGGGKTLSSLAFALEHAVRHGQQRVIYVIPFTSIVEQTAAVFRHALREGPLDPANFVLEHHSAFDEDRIGEREARDKLRLAMENWDAPIVVTTAVQFFESLFANRPSRCRKLHNIANSVVILDEAQTLPLSLLVPCVSAMDELSRNWRSSIVLCTATQPAFQARHGFNGGLVDVREIAPDPKRLYRQLRRTRIRHAGTLDDAQLTERLLGSRHSLCIVNTRRHARELFEAHRPTPGSFHLTTAMCARHRSDVLSDIRERLDGGRPVRLVATSLIEAGVDVDFETVFRAEAGLESIIQAAGRCNREGRSAMGDVYVFEPAPGPGRAPSPELAQFASAARSALRRHEDPQSLAAVTDYFREVYWLKGPELDAHRILAQLNERRASLDFPFETIARQFRLISSDMVPLIVPYAGRSSRDRIVSRLLEELRWVERPGRIARLLQPYVVPVPRRVRERLLAAGAVSVIRADDFAEQFVVLTNPDLYRHDTGLIWHNPEYLSAESLVY